The bacterium genome window below encodes:
- a CDS encoding glycosyltransferase family 4 protein has protein sequence MARILFATYEFHPTTWGGCGVLLRHATDLLLQQGHEVVLLLDVPKVYFDRFEKDDLPTLSVPERCRAHHADALCEDAPSLLAEVENPFLAKSLRFAHAVRRLAELDPVDFVEFFEYCGVGYHALVEKRFGLQPRMPVLGMRVHNSVELIDLHEGTHGIDRDRSILYGLERAGLALSEATLLPSQSYADAYYLDRYELDPTAIRISEPPTARFPARPILAPGDVREVQFFGRIFEFKGVERLVRAALLLLERQPDLDVDFVFIGNDGRDGPGGASYTEYLLGTIPERFRNRFEFTGHLPHDQVAERFGRARVTVFPNRFESFCYAAHEAHEAGVPLLMADIPAFRNYFEEGVHAWYFDGSSTDLADQIGTLLENPERLAGLEKGTPLATAPLGDFYERPRALRPIARETEVRLYVTTIVEVPLAATEPQIEATVGAVRAQMEEGDRLLLAYHDEDPRAPEAASGVRWLGATRRVASANGEPAALASVRTQDALWLLVAGDHPDDDFLALCRGALERNPSMGFAGTWFRDFEGRLVISALDLVPERYPFDFGARRSRALIRTRPETLLVELFDSQAGHYGEVGVLWRAQVDYGRGSLLAQARLTASSAEEEIREPGQLAFLVQAAAPGAIRERLSLLALSEDGERPAAVPAPALDEARARRIASDHLNGTTLLRMAWTKLRRKLLGRAVSRSGR, from the coding sequence GTGGCTCGCATTCTCTTCGCCACCTACGAGTTCCATCCGACCACCTGGGGAGGGTGTGGCGTCCTCCTGAGACACGCGACGGATCTGCTCCTCCAGCAGGGGCATGAAGTCGTCCTCCTGCTCGACGTGCCGAAGGTCTACTTCGATCGTTTCGAGAAGGACGACCTCCCGACGCTCAGCGTTCCCGAGCGATGTCGCGCCCATCACGCCGACGCCCTGTGCGAAGACGCGCCGTCGCTCCTGGCCGAGGTCGAGAACCCCTTCCTCGCGAAGAGTCTGCGCTTCGCCCATGCGGTGAGGCGCCTGGCGGAGCTCGATCCGGTCGACTTCGTCGAGTTCTTCGAGTACTGCGGCGTCGGCTATCACGCGCTGGTCGAGAAGCGTTTCGGGCTCCAGCCCCGGATGCCGGTGCTGGGCATGCGGGTCCACAACAGCGTGGAGTTGATCGATCTCCACGAAGGAACGCACGGCATCGATCGGGATCGATCGATCCTCTACGGCCTCGAGCGCGCGGGGCTGGCGCTCTCCGAGGCGACGCTCCTGCCGTCGCAGAGCTATGCCGACGCCTACTATCTCGACCGGTACGAGCTCGACCCGACGGCGATCCGGATCTCGGAACCGCCGACGGCTCGCTTTCCGGCGCGCCCCATCCTCGCGCCGGGCGACGTCCGTGAGGTCCAGTTCTTCGGTCGGATCTTCGAGTTCAAGGGCGTGGAACGGCTCGTGCGCGCCGCGCTCCTCCTGCTCGAGCGGCAGCCCGACCTCGACGTCGACTTCGTCTTCATCGGAAACGACGGCCGGGACGGTCCCGGCGGCGCCAGCTACACGGAATACCTGCTCGGCACGATCCCCGAGCGCTTCCGGAATCGTTTCGAGTTCACGGGACACCTCCCGCACGACCAGGTGGCGGAGCGTTTCGGAAGGGCGCGCGTCACCGTCTTCCCGAATCGCTTCGAGTCGTTCTGCTACGCCGCGCACGAAGCTCACGAGGCGGGTGTCCCGCTCCTCATGGCCGACATCCCCGCGTTCCGGAACTACTTCGAGGAAGGGGTCCACGCCTGGTACTTCGACGGGTCGAGCACGGATCTCGCCGACCAGATCGGGACACTCCTCGAGAACCCGGAGCGCCTGGCGGGGCTCGAGAAGGGCACACCGCTCGCGACTGCGCCCCTCGGAGACTTCTACGAGCGGCCTCGAGCGCTCCGCCCGATCGCGCGGGAAACCGAGGTGCGTCTTTACGTCACGACGATCGTCGAGGTGCCGCTCGCGGCGACCGAGCCCCAGATCGAGGCCACCGTCGGCGCCGTCCGCGCGCAGATGGAGGAGGGCGACCGGCTCCTGCTGGCCTATCACGACGAGGACCCACGAGCGCCGGAAGCGGCGAGCGGCGTCCGCTGGCTCGGAGCGACCCGACGTGTCGCGTCCGCGAACGGCGAGCCGGCGGCTCTGGCGAGCGTGAGGACACAGGACGCGCTCTGGCTTCTCGTTGCCGGCGATCATCCGGACGACGACTTCCTCGCGCTCTGTCGGGGCGCCCTCGAACGCAACCCGAGCATGGGCTTTGCCGGCACCTGGTTCCGCGACTTCGAAGGGCGGCTCGTGATCTCGGCGCTCGACCTCGTCCCCGAGCGCTACCCCTTCGACTTCGGTGCGCGCAGGAGTCGAGCGCTGATCCGAACGCGTCCCGAGACGCTCCTCGTCGAGCTCTTCGATTCCCAGGCCGGCCACTACGGGGAAGTCGGCGTCCTCTGGCGTGCCCAGGTCGACTACGGACGCGGCTCCCTGCTCGCCCAGGCCCGACTCACGGCGAGCAGTGCCGAAGAGGAGATCCGCGAGCCCGGGCAGCTGGCCTTCCTCGTTCAGGCCGCGGCGCCCGGCGCGATCCGGGAGAGGCTCTCGCTGCTCGCGCTCTCGGAGGACGGAGAGCGCCCCGCAGCGGTTCCTGCACCGGCGCTCGACGAGGCGCGGGCGCGGAGGATCGCCAGCGATCACCTGAACGGTACGACGTTGCTGCGCATGGCGTGGACCAAGCTCCGCCGAAAGCTCCTGGGGCGCGCGGTCTCGCGGTCGGGAAGATGA
- a CDS encoding sulfotransferase — translation MSSESRANERKEVASEDLRRDNVFVVGCQRSGTSVVWAALTAHPDLAPLRGYDPETGYDPKELYYFRNLFGARSSFGSPMYGWDVDDRYLARMVEATIRHCVEEHGSRTGRFVNAHPGDGLYLAEMIEAMPEARFVYVLRHAEEVVWSAVHAPWADPARTRDPENLRQVAHHWCQHASVAQRVADGEFGDAVLLARHEDLLEAPEEWAERLAAHAGVEYVPEMGAQLGGPTFNSSFRNQVSPAALAVDSRRAISRASYFRRIVYRECGAAMEALGYRDLGNPPLVPRRGWRSVFAVGN, via the coding sequence GTGTCGTCGGAATCCCGTGCCAACGAACGGAAGGAAGTCGCGTCGGAGGATCTTCGGCGCGACAACGTCTTCGTGGTCGGTTGTCAGCGTTCCGGCACGAGCGTGGTCTGGGCCGCCTTGACGGCCCATCCCGACCTGGCGCCGCTTCGCGGGTACGACCCGGAAACGGGCTACGACCCGAAGGAGCTCTACTACTTCCGGAACCTCTTCGGCGCGCGGTCCTCGTTCGGAAGTCCGATGTACGGCTGGGACGTCGACGATCGCTACCTCGCGCGGATGGTCGAGGCCACGATCCGCCACTGTGTCGAGGAGCACGGATCGCGAACCGGGCGCTTCGTGAACGCGCATCCGGGCGACGGGCTCTACCTCGCGGAGATGATCGAAGCGATGCCCGAAGCGCGTTTCGTCTACGTCCTTCGCCACGCCGAGGAGGTGGTCTGGAGTGCGGTCCACGCGCCGTGGGCGGACCCGGCCCGGACCCGCGACCCCGAGAATCTCCGTCAGGTGGCGCATCACTGGTGCCAGCATGCTTCCGTCGCTCAGCGGGTCGCGGACGGGGAGTTCGGTGATGCGGTCCTGCTGGCGCGGCACGAGGACCTGCTCGAGGCGCCCGAGGAGTGGGCCGAGCGCCTGGCCGCGCACGCGGGGGTCGAGTACGTGCCGGAGATGGGCGCGCAGCTGGGCGGGCCGACCTTCAACAGCTCGTTCCGGAACCAGGTGAGCCCTGCCGCGCTCGCGGTGGACTCCCGGCGGGCGATCTCTCGAGCGAGCTATTTCCGTCGGATCGTCTACCGGGAGTGTGGCGCCGCCATGGAGGCGCTCGGGTACCGGGATCTCGGCAACCCGCCCCTGGTGCCCCGTCGAGGCTGGCGCTCCGTGTTCGCCGTCGGGAACTAG